In Actinomycetes bacterium, the DNA window TGATGCAACTGAATCAGGTTGTGGGCAAACCCCCAGCGCGACGCGTTGAGGTACAACCGCCATACCCGGGCTTTGCGCAAGCCAATCTCGGCAACGGATTCATCCCAGTGATCGTCGAGGTTGCGTGACCAGTCCCGCAACGTCATCGCGTAATGCTCACGCAGGTTCTCCTCGTGACGCACTTCCAGGTTCTGGTGCTCCATGCGGTCGATGAGATGCCCCACGTGGACTAGCTCTCCGTCGGGGAAGATGTAGCGGTTGATGAAACCACGTGAGGTCTTGGTCCGCGCCTTGGCATCAGTACGAGTGATGCAGTGGTTGAGCAGACGAGCTCCGTAGTTGAGCTTGCCACGCAGGTAAGTGAAGTAGTTGTCGTACTGATCCCGACCGATGTGCTCAGTAAGCCCGATGGAAGACACCGCATCAAAGCCCGTCTCTGGCACATCGCGATAGTCACCGGCCCGGATTTGTGCGGTGGCGGTGAGACCTTCCCGCTCCAACATCTGCTGTCCCCACAACGCCTGTTGCTTGGACAACGTCACCCCAATAACTTCGACGCCGTAATGCTTAGCGGCGTGACGGGTCATTCCACCCCAACCGCAGCCGACGTCCAGCAGCTTCATGCCCGAGCGCAGCCCTAGTTTTCGGCAGACCAGATCGAACTTCTCGTCCTGAGCTTCCTCCAGAGTGGAATCCAGCTTGGGATAGACCGCACAGGTGTAAGCCATCGTCGGGCCCAGCAGCCATTCGTAGAACGTGTTGGAGACGTCGTAGTGGTGGCTGATCGCATCAGCGTCGCGACGACGGCCATGCAACCGGCCGCCTAACTTCACTTCCTCCGGCGGCGGCGGCACCCGCTTCAACGCGTGTGGGCCGAGATCGCGCAGCAGCGCCAACGACTCTTTCTTCGATGGCATCCGGCGGCTGGTGTAGAGCCGATCAAAGGCCTCGTAGACATCCCCTTCG includes these proteins:
- a CDS encoding class I SAM-dependent methyltransferase produces the protein MKLGEVFELLVEPDCGVQFVAYDGSRAGDPDSDVRVVVKSPKAVGAFMSAPGQLGIARAYVHGDLDIEGDVYEAFDRLYTSRRMPSKKESLALLRDLGPHALKRVPPPPEEVKLGGRLHGRRRDADAISHHYDVSNTFYEWLLGPTMAYTCAVYPKLDSTLEEAQDEKFDLVCRKLGLRSGMKLLDVGCGWGGMTRHAAKHYGVEVIGVTLSKQQALWGQQMLEREGLTATAQIRAGDYRDVPETGFDAVSSIGLTEHIGRDQYDNYFTYLRGKLNYGARLLNHCITRTDAKARTKTSRGFINRYIFPDGELVHVGHLIDRMEHQNLEVRHEENLREHYAMTLRDWSRNLDDHWDESVAEIGLRKARVWRLYLNASRWGFAHNLIQLHQVLAVHTAPDGSSDMPVRPDW